One stretch of Bosea vaviloviae DNA includes these proteins:
- the rpmA gene encoding 50S ribosomal protein L27 encodes MAHKKAGGSSRNGRDSEGRRLGVKRFGDQAVVPGNIIIRQRGTKWHPGANVGMGKDHTLFALTSGRVRFITKLGRAFVNVVPAQQAAE; translated from the coding sequence ATGGCTCACAAAAAGGCAGGCGGTTCGTCCCGCAACGGTCGCGACTCCGAAGGCAGGCGCCTCGGCGTCAAGCGCTTCGGCGACCAGGCGGTCGTTCCCGGCAACATCATCATCCGCCAGCGCGGAACCAAATGGCATCCCGGCGCGAATGTCGGCATGGGCAAGGATCATACCTTGTTCGCGCTCACGTCCGGCCGCGTCCGATTCATTACGAAGCTCGGCCGAGCTTTCGTGAACGTAGTCCCGGCCCAACAGGCCGCAGAGTAA
- a CDS encoding GNAT family N-acetyltransferase: MFPELTRDDVFRLETRRLWLRWTRMADASAILRLAGEKAVAEMTAAIPHPYPVEAVEPFIFAMRKGNALGEHLVLAITPRAKPNELIGMIGAHKQATGIPFIGYWLGTPHWGKGFATEAVQALIDTLFTLVDVPAIDADTRVINPASRRVLEKSGFRQEGSFLKSLPARGGLFPCEQFRLDRSTWSALKSWGSSGWAHAPDFAPEVEAASGEPCPA, from the coding sequence ATGTTCCCCGAATTGACCCGCGACGATGTCTTCCGGCTCGAGACCCGCCGTCTCTGGCTGCGCTGGACCCGCATGGCCGATGCTTCCGCCATCCTGCGTCTCGCGGGGGAGAAAGCCGTGGCCGAGATGACGGCCGCTATCCCGCATCCCTACCCGGTCGAAGCGGTCGAGCCCTTCATCTTCGCGATGCGCAAGGGCAATGCGCTGGGCGAGCATCTCGTGCTGGCGATCACGCCGCGCGCCAAGCCCAACGAGCTGATCGGCATGATCGGCGCGCATAAGCAGGCGACGGGCATCCCCTTCATCGGCTACTGGCTCGGCACCCCGCATTGGGGCAAGGGCTTTGCGACGGAGGCCGTGCAGGCGCTGATCGACACGCTGTTCACGCTTGTCGACGTGCCGGCGATCGACGCCGACACGCGCGTCATCAACCCGGCCTCGCGTCGCGTGCTGGAGAAGTCCGGCTTCCGGCAGGAGGGCTCTTTCCTCAAGTCGCTGCCGGCGCGCGGCGGGCTCTTCCCCTGCGAGCAGTTCCGGCTCGATCGCTCGACCTGGTCGGCGCTGAAGAGCTGGGGTTCGAGCGGTTGGGCGCATGCGCCCGACTTCGCTCCCGAGGTCGAGGCGGCATCCGGCGAGCCCTGCCCCGCATG